A section of the Clostridium felsineum DSM 794 genome encodes:
- a CDS encoding PLD nuclease N-terminal domain-containing protein, translating to MENISQYIPFLIPIAIIEIGLALAAVIHILKHRSFKFGNTALWLVIVIVFGIIGPILYFTFGRGDD from the coding sequence ATGGAAAATATTTCACAGTATATCCCTTTTTTAATACCCATAGCAATAATCGAAATAGGCCTGGCTCTTGCCGCTGTAATCCACATTTTAAAGCATAGAAGTTTTAAGTTTGGTAACACTGCCCTATGGCTAGTAATAGTTATTGTTTTCGGAATCATAGGTCCAATCTTATACTTTACTTTTGGCAGAGGTGATGATTAA
- a CDS encoding helix-turn-helix domain-containing protein — protein MRDLNIGIKISSKRKEKRITQEELADFLGVTKPAISKWESGQTYPDITLLPLIASYFNTTIDELIGYEPQLSKNDIRLLYSRLAENFSSKPFEEIYDKCIEYQKRYYSCFELQLNIALILINHSSLGQNTSAIISKASNILQHVIDDSDNITIEGKAIFLQSYCFLILKKPDSVIKNLNYTENLHLNPEILLSSAYQMKGDNKKAISILQNYIYECIIGIVNACPNLMMLYSTEREKAYKWADAIIKIEDVLNISKINPSPNLSLLITAANISMMNNDTDKAIDFLEKYVDTALNPNMFPIKLKSNDFFDSLDDLFNSLDLGTTPPRNDKVIKEDIKKLLIEPIFEPLKSNENYIRLVKRINRI, from the coding sequence ATGCGAGATTTAAATATAGGTATTAAAATTTCAAGCAAGCGAAAAGAAAAAAGAATAACTCAAGAGGAACTTGCAGATTTCCTTGGCGTAACAAAGCCAGCTATATCAAAGTGGGAATCAGGTCAAACTTATCCCGATATTACGCTACTTCCCCTTATAGCCTCCTATTTTAACACCACTATAGACGAACTAATAGGTTATGAACCTCAGTTATCAAAGAATGATATAAGACTTCTTTACTCAAGACTTGCAGAAAATTTTTCTTCAAAACCGTTTGAAGAAATCTATGATAAGTGTATTGAGTATCAAAAAAGGTATTATTCTTGTTTTGAACTTCAACTAAATATTGCACTAATTCTTATAAATCATTCATCTCTTGGGCAAAATACAAGTGCTATTATTTCTAAAGCCTCTAATATATTGCAACATGTAATAGACGATAGTGACAATATAACTATAGAAGGAAAGGCTATTTTTCTTCAAAGTTACTGCTTTTTAATCTTAAAAAAACCAGATTCCGTTATAAAAAATCTTAACTATACTGAAAACCTTCATCTAAACCCTGAAATTCTCTTATCAAGTGCCTATCAAATGAAGGGAGATAACAAGAAAGCTATATCCATACTTCAAAATTATATTTATGAATGTATAATTGGAATTGTAAATGCATGCCCTAATCTAATGATGCTTTACTCAACTGAAAGAGAAAAAGCATATAAGTGGGCTGATGCAATAATTAAAATAGAGGACGTATTAAATATTTCGAAAATCAATCCTTCTCCAAATCTTAGTTTGCTAATTACAGCTGCAAATATATCAATGATGAATAATGACACAGATAAAGCTATAGATTTTCTCGAAAAATACGTTGATACTGCTCTTAATCCTAATATGTTTCCTATAAAACTTAAAAGTAACGACTTTTTCGACTCTTTAGATGACCTTTTTAATTCACTTGATTTGGGAACAACCCCTCCAAGGAATGATAAAGTCATAAAAGAAGATATAAAAAAACTGCTAATTGAACCTATTTTTGAACCCTTAAAATCGAATGAAAACTATATTAGATTAGTTAAAAGAATAAATAGAATTTAA
- a CDS encoding sulfite oxidase heme-binding subunit YedZ has product MIFVYSMIFVAILSIAFTASIKKNYKIYYTFASVISIAVSIYEILRIVSHPKLNGLMLNFERAFITGSVGVSFFILVMFAGALSTKQIVGRKLMTVRTELSIIASILILPHGIVYFVRFLILKLPKILQGKMNSPLYLAYILIGIVAFIIMIPLFITSFKFAKRKLKGSKWKKLHRLSYVFYLLIYVHIMLVLLNGRIDNIKVTSYTVIFAIYTVMKIIKQRNIKVRKSNIQSMHT; this is encoded by the coding sequence ATGATCTTTGTTTATTCAATGATTTTTGTGGCAATTTTATCTATTGCATTTACAGCTAGTATTAAGAAGAATTATAAAATATATTATACTTTTGCTAGTGTTATTTCAATTGCGGTAAGTATTTATGAAATATTAAGAATTGTTTCACACCCTAAGCTTAATGGTTTGATGCTAAATTTTGAAAGAGCTTTTATAACAGGTAGTGTGGGTGTATCATTTTTTATTTTAGTTATGTTTGCGGGAGCATTAAGTACAAAACAGATAGTAGGAAGAAAATTAATGACTGTAAGAACAGAACTTTCTATTATAGCTTCTATATTAATATTACCTCACGGAATCGTATATTTTGTTAGATTTTTAATTTTGAAGCTCCCTAAAATACTCCAGGGTAAAATGAATTCACCACTATATTTAGCTTATATATTAATTGGAATAGTTGCTTTTATCATTATGATTCCTTTATTTATAACATCCTTTAAGTTTGCAAAAAGAAAACTTAAAGGATCTAAATGGAAGAAGCTTCATAGATTGTCGTATGTATTTTATTTATTGATATACGTACATATTATGTTAGTATTACTTAATGGTAGAATTGATAATATAAAAGTAACTTCGTATACTGTTATTTTTGCCATATATACTGTAATGAAAATTATAAAGCAGAGAAATATTAAAGTTAGGAAGAGTAATATCCAGAGTATGCACACGTAA
- a CDS encoding ABC transporter permease, producing the protein MKNFICFTQKELIEYFRTYKFLILLSVFLFFGMISSLSAKLLPDIISNLSTSSIKISMPKPTSIDAYTQFFKNLSQMGLIIVILIFGNTLSSELSRGTLVNMLSKGLLRRTVILSKYTAALALWTISYTLSALLNYGYTIYLFDNKPIKNLFPSLFFLWLFGSFLISIIIFCNTISTGSYPPILLCTIFLGILIIINVIPKAKSFNPISLSSNNVELLKGSLKLSTLNSASIVCVLATLFLLTASIFIFNRRKL; encoded by the coding sequence ATGAAAAATTTTATTTGTTTCACGCAAAAAGAACTTATAGAATACTTTAGAACCTATAAGTTTTTAATATTACTTTCTGTTTTCTTATTCTTTGGTATGATAAGCTCCCTTTCTGCAAAGCTTCTTCCAGATATCATATCAAATCTAAGTACCTCTTCAATAAAGATTTCAATGCCTAAACCCACAAGCATAGACGCCTACACTCAATTTTTTAAAAATCTCTCTCAGATGGGGCTTATAATTGTAATCCTAATTTTCGGAAACACGCTATCTTCTGAATTATCAAGAGGAACTTTAGTAAATATGCTTTCAAAAGGGCTTTTAAGACGTACTGTTATTTTATCAAAATACACAGCTGCACTTGCACTTTGGACTATAAGCTACACCCTTTCTGCACTTTTAAACTACGGCTATACTATTTATCTATTTGATAACAAACCGATAAAGAATCTGTTTCCTTCTCTTTTCTTTTTATGGTTATTTGGCAGCTTTTTAATATCCATAATAATTTTTTGTAACACAATAAGTACTGGAAGTTATCCTCCAATTTTATTATGTACTATTTTTTTAGGCATTCTCATTATAATAAATGTAATTCCTAAAGCAAAAAGCTTCAATCCCATTTCACTTTCTTCTAATAATGTTGAACTTCTAAAAGGATCTTTAAAATTAAGCACACTAAACTCTGCTTCTATAGTATGTGTTTTAGCCACCTTATTTCTTTTAACTGCATCTATTTTTATATTTAATAGAAGGAAGCTGTAA
- a CDS encoding helix-turn-helix domain-containing protein — MTTNILPVGIKIKKLREKYQLNQDDIVGTELTRNLISQIEHGKANLTKSTAELIIRNTKKILNRRSIPLDPKYSVDYLLETEESQAKTVLTVYIKELKEVSVYKGNSSFAECLEKIETLLSQWEFGDLKIEVCEIAGDYYANNNEYLKAYIYYENVKYLIACQTDMSRVISVFRKLSTIYVYNGKYKEGVNTCKYALSRFKMDNAYKAIFMFNMSMYYNYLKEYEKSLDVILESESHIKQAFPDRINDLLLLKASSLHGVKHYADALRTYTEILNNAEKDDYNRLCVYYNNMAEIYCSMGNTDTAKNYVQTVNSYLVKVSDDFKYLPQIYLGLGRVYIMLKEQDKGLKLLLKALETSKSFKYHSVTKDIINEFTGFNNEVTGIDLKEEFVILTQIMGFIDNKLVYNIMEYFSRLNKNDELISICKFCKKMA; from the coding sequence ATGACCACGAATATACTACCTGTTGGAATTAAGATAAAGAAGTTAAGAGAAAAGTACCAGTTAAACCAAGATGATATAGTAGGTACAGAACTAACACGTAACTTAATTAGTCAGATAGAACATGGAAAAGCCAACTTAACAAAATCCACAGCAGAGCTAATTATCAGAAATACAAAGAAAATACTAAATAGGCGGTCAATTCCGTTAGACCCTAAATATAGTGTTGATTATCTGTTAGAAACAGAGGAGTCACAGGCTAAAACTGTATTGACAGTTTATATAAAGGAATTAAAAGAAGTTAGTGTATATAAAGGTAATAGTAGTTTTGCTGAATGTCTAGAAAAAATTGAAACCCTGTTATCACAATGGGAATTTGGAGATTTAAAAATTGAGGTATGTGAGATAGCAGGAGATTATTACGCAAATAACAATGAATATCTGAAAGCCTATATTTATTACGAAAACGTAAAATACCTTATAGCCTGTCAAACTGATATGAGCAGAGTGATATCTGTTTTTCGTAAATTATCAACTATCTATGTTTACAATGGTAAGTACAAAGAAGGTGTCAATACCTGTAAATATGCTTTAAGTAGATTCAAAATGGACAACGCCTATAAAGCGATATTTATGTTTAACATGAGTATGTATTACAATTATCTGAAAGAATACGAAAAGTCATTGGATGTAATATTAGAATCAGAAAGCCATATAAAACAAGCCTTTCCAGACAGGATTAACGATTTGCTACTACTAAAGGCGTCAAGTCTACATGGTGTAAAACATTATGCAGACGCTTTACGTACTTATACAGAGATACTGAACAATGCTGAAAAGGACGATTATAACCGCCTATGCGTATACTATAATAATATGGCTGAAATATACTGCTCAATGGGAAATACTGATACTGCTAAAAATTATGTACAGACAGTAAATTCGTATTTAGTTAAGGTTTCAGATGACTTCAAATATTTACCCCAAATATATTTAGGTTTGGGCAGGGTTTACATTATGTTAAAAGAGCAGGACAAGGGACTGAAATTGCTGTTAAAGGCATTAGAAACTTCCAAGTCATTCAAATATCACAGTGTTACAAAAGATATAATTAATGAGTTTACTGGTTTTAATAATGAAGTTACTGGCATAGATTTAAAGGAAGAGTTTGTAATACTTACCCAAATTATGGGTTTTATTGATAATAAACTGGTGTATAATATAATGGAATACTTTTCTAGGTTAAATAAAAATGATGAGTTAATTTCCATTTGTAAGTTCTGTAAAAAGATGGCTTAA
- a CDS encoding ABC transporter ATP-binding protein, with translation MNILEIKHLSKSFGNLNVLDDINFSVKEHSVLGFIGKNGAGKTTTMNMILGFLKPTLGEIYVCNEKVIYGNSKTNKYLGYLPDVPEYYGYMNPYEYLKLCGKISGVKASEIKSKTEELLNLVGLYSNKRKIRGFSRGMKQRLGIAQALINNPKLLILDEPTSALDPSGRKEFMDILLNIKNKTTIIFSTHILSDVERIADSIGVLDHGKLVLQGNLSNIKSRYRHDTILIETIDENSLNLLQEKLKNFPSIYDIKAKDNSLILNVNNVAATGTQIIDLVSKEQIVLLKYEVMEPSLENVFLEVTK, from the coding sequence ATGAATATTTTAGAAATTAAACATTTGTCAAAAAGCTTCGGAAATTTAAACGTATTAGATGATATTAATTTTTCTGTCAAAGAACACTCTGTATTAGGCTTCATAGGAAAAAATGGCGCAGGTAAAACCACTACCATGAATATGATACTTGGTTTTTTAAAACCTACTCTAGGTGAAATTTATGTGTGCAATGAAAAAGTTATTTATGGTAATTCAAAAACCAATAAATATCTAGGGTATCTTCCAGATGTACCTGAGTACTATGGATACATGAATCCTTATGAATATTTAAAATTATGTGGAAAGATTTCTGGAGTAAAAGCTTCCGAAATAAAATCAAAAACAGAAGAGCTTCTAAATCTAGTAGGCCTATACAGCAATAAAAGAAAAATACGAGGTTTTTCAAGAGGTATGAAGCAACGACTTGGTATAGCTCAAGCTCTAATTAATAATCCAAAGCTTTTAATCTTAGATGAGCCTACTTCGGCCTTAGATCCCAGCGGAAGAAAGGAATTTATGGATATACTTTTAAATATAAAAAATAAAACAACAATCATATTCTCTACTCATATACTTTCAGACGTAGAGAGAATAGCTGATAGTATAGGGGTTTTAGACCACGGCAAACTGGTTCTACAAGGTAATTTATCTAATATAAAAAGCAGATACAGACATGATACTATTCTTATAGAAACAATCGATGAAAATTCTTTAAACTTACTTCAAGAAAAACTAAAAAACTTTCCTTCTATATATGACATAAAAGCGAAAGATAACTCACTTATCTTAAATGTAAATAATGTAGCTGCTACTGGCACTCAAATTATAGATTTAGTATCTAAAGAACAAATAGTATTACTAAAATATGAGGTTATGGAACCATCCTTAGAAAATGTATTTCTGGAGGTAACAAAATGA
- a CDS encoding S8 family peptidase yields the protein MINKTKITNEVKVHLSNNKREDKALHKVIISLAEDYTIKDLVVAIKKLPSVDLNLIENTEYFVFAKLTNNQLELLEHIPEVKNVWLDRKVEKMDYEVLKTINEPSFLYGGADFCNDITWAVLDDGIDKNHNALKYSKVVDVDLTGEGPIGAHGTYVAGIIAGWDPSNKFSGVAPKCQLYNFKVYGKNSSNWVSICIKAMEQIRNINKKANKLVIQGANLSLGISNEINVKEFNTGHSPICEEANRLVESGVIVCVAAGNYGAQAFEVPGDNSTQVWANFEMISVTDPGNAEKVITVGSTHKTEPELYGVSSFSSKGPTGDGRIKPDLVAPGEEVSSTAPNNIYTTASGTSAATPFVSGAAAQLIKAYPNLIGNPMEVKNIIMDSCKDLKRDPNFQGRGVLDLAKAIELAKKS from the coding sequence ATGATTAATAAAACCAAGATCACCAACGAGGTTAAGGTTCATTTAAGTAATAATAAAAGAGAAGATAAGGCTTTGCATAAAGTTATTATTAGTTTGGCTGAGGATTATACTATTAAAGATTTAGTTGTGGCAATAAAGAAACTTCCGAGTGTAGATTTGAACTTGATTGAAAATACTGAATATTTTGTTTTCGCAAAGCTTACAAATAACCAATTAGAGTTGTTAGAGCATATTCCAGAAGTAAAAAACGTATGGCTTGATAGAAAAGTAGAGAAGATGGATTATGAGGTTTTAAAAACTATAAACGAGCCTAGTTTTTTATATGGTGGAGCTGATTTTTGCAATGACATAACATGGGCAGTGTTAGATGATGGAATTGATAAAAATCATAATGCACTTAAATATTCAAAGGTAGTAGATGTTGATTTAACAGGGGAAGGTCCTATAGGAGCTCATGGAACGTATGTAGCTGGAATAATTGCAGGCTGGGATCCTAGTAATAAATTTTCAGGAGTAGCACCTAAATGTCAGTTATATAATTTTAAGGTATATGGCAAAAATTCTTCTAATTGGGTCAGCATTTGTATAAAGGCCATGGAACAAATAAGAAATATAAATAAAAAAGCAAATAAATTAGTTATTCAAGGGGCAAATTTGAGTTTAGGAATATCAAATGAGATAAATGTAAAAGAATTTAATACAGGGCATAGTCCAATTTGTGAAGAAGCAAATAGATTAGTTGAATCAGGAGTAATTGTATGTGTTGCGGCAGGAAATTATGGTGCCCAAGCATTTGAAGTTCCAGGAGATAATAGTACTCAGGTGTGGGCGAATTTTGAGATGATTTCTGTAACTGATCCAGGTAACGCTGAAAAAGTAATAACAGTAGGATCAACTCATAAAACAGAACCTGAATTATATGGAGTTTCTTCTTTTTCATCTAAAGGGCCTACTGGTGATGGTAGGATAAAACCAGATTTAGTTGCGCCCGGTGAAGAAGTGAGTTCAACTGCTCCCAATAATATTTACACTACGGCAAGTGGCACAAGTGCTGCAACACCATTTGTTTCTGGTGCAGCAGCTCAACTTATAAAGGCTTACCCTAATTTAATTGGTAATCCAATGGAAGTGAAAAATATAATTATGGATTCTTGTAAGGATTTAAAAAGAGATCCTAATTTTCAAGGCCGTGGAGTTTTAGATTTAGCTAAAGCTATAGAATTAGCTAAAAAAAGTTGA
- a CDS encoding ATP-binding protein, which yields MVDKEMTIRIIQNLIRNCIAHSAGDVTVKVFKKDMAIIIFKNPLENHKEIDIERIFDRFYVGDSLRHKSTGLGLSIVKLLTEEQRGNVGADIQGNMLQIKVSLPV from the coding sequence ATGGTTGATAAGGAAATGACCATTAGAATAATACAAAACTTAATTCGTAATTGTATAGCCCACTCTGCTGGAGATGTTACAGTTAAGGTTTTTAAAAAGGATATGGCAATTATTATATTTAAAAATCCATTAGAAAATCATAAAGAAATTGATATTGAGAGAATATTTGACAGATTTTATGTGGGAGATTCTTTAAGGCATAAGAGTACTGGACTTGGACTATCTATTGTAAAGCTACTCACTGAAGAACAGAGAGGAAATGTAGGTGCAGATATTCAAGGCAATATGCTTCAAATAAAGGTATCGTTGCCGGTGTGA